One Bosea sp. 685 DNA segment encodes these proteins:
- a CDS encoding cation-efflux pump, with amino-acid sequence MTRTDDADERPAPTALQISAIKRRAAMLSVMATILLTAAKVVAAMISGSLALLTDALQGIVDIGSTLFTWFAVHAADKPADEEHHYGHGKLEALAALVETAILFTLAGAILWEAGSRLWLGIAEYVAVTPVVIGVMLLSMTVDALRWRSLARVAKETGSEALAGEATHFSTDFVGSALVLAGLIGVWAGAPRADTIAAFAIAAFTAFSAFRLARRTINTLMDAAPEGVSERLNKIAAAVPGIVAIDWIRVRPAGGRTYGEIGIRVSRTLPLDRVVAIKQALLDAVEKEEPGAEITIAANPIQVDDETALEKVLLIALKLKIPVHHVTVHTIGGRLSVSLDMEVDAKLPLGEAHDIATRLEVAIREEFGGETEVETHIEPMETGAPAGHNAAWETVEDIGKALAGEASKLAGPIHDIHSVRVRQTENGLVVNYHCRVDPALDVAAVHAAVDAIERAVRIARPQVCRLVSHAEPARMATAPDPLPGL; translated from the coding sequence ATGACGAGAACGGACGACGCAGACGAGCGGCCGGCGCCGACCGCCCTGCAGATCAGCGCGATCAAGCGCCGCGCGGCGATGCTGTCCGTGATGGCGACCATCCTGCTCACGGCCGCCAAGGTCGTGGCGGCAATGATCTCGGGCTCGCTGGCCCTGCTGACCGACGCCCTCCAGGGCATCGTCGATATCGGCTCGACCCTGTTCACCTGGTTCGCCGTCCATGCCGCCGACAAGCCGGCGGATGAGGAGCACCATTACGGCCATGGCAAGCTCGAGGCGCTGGCCGCACTGGTCGAAACCGCGATCCTGTTCACGCTCGCCGGCGCGATCCTCTGGGAGGCGGGCTCGCGACTCTGGCTCGGCATCGCCGAATATGTCGCGGTCACGCCCGTGGTCATCGGCGTGATGCTGCTCTCGATGACGGTCGATGCGCTGCGCTGGCGCTCGCTCGCCCGCGTCGCCAAGGAGACCGGCAGCGAGGCGCTGGCCGGCGAGGCGACGCATTTCTCGACCGATTTCGTCGGCTCCGCGCTGGTGCTCGCCGGGCTCATCGGCGTCTGGGCCGGCGCGCCGCGCGCCGACACGATCGCCGCCTTCGCGATCGCGGCCTTCACCGCCTTTTCCGCCTTCAGGCTTGCCAGGCGAACCATCAACACCTTGATGGATGCGGCGCCGGAGGGCGTCAGCGAGCGCTTGAACAAGATCGCGGCTGCCGTGCCCGGCATCGTGGCGATCGACTGGATCAGGGTCCGCCCGGCCGGCGGGCGTACCTATGGCGAGATCGGCATCCGTGTTTCGCGCACCTTGCCGCTCGACCGGGTCGTGGCGATCAAGCAGGCGCTGCTCGACGCCGTGGAGAAGGAAGAGCCCGGCGCCGAGATCACCATCGCCGCCAACCCGATCCAGGTCGATGACGAGACGGCGCTGGAAAAGGTGCTGCTGATCGCGCTCAAGCTCAAAATCCCGGTGCATCACGTCACTGTCCACACCATCGGCGGGCGGCTCTCGGTGAGCCTCGACATGGAGGTCGACGCCAAATTGCCGCTGGGCGAAGCCCATGACATCGCGACCCGGCTGGAGGTGGCGATCCGGGAAGAATTCGGCGGCGAGACCGAGGTCGAGACCCATATCGAACCGATGGAGACCGGCGCGCCGGCCGGCCACAACGCCGCCTGGGAAACGGTCGAGGACATCGGCAAGGCCCTGGCGGGCGAAGCCTCCAAGCTCGCCGGGCCGATCCACGACATTCACAGCGTCCGCGTGCGCCAGACCGAGAATGGGCTGGTGGTGAACTACCATTGCCGCGTCGACCCCGCGCTCGATGTCGCCGCCGTCCATGCCGCCGTCGATGCGATCGAGCGCGCGGTCCGGATCGCCCGCCCGCAGGTCTGCCGGCTGGTCAGCCATGCGGAGCCGGCGCGCATGGCCACCGCGCCCGATCCGCTGCCCGGGTTGTGA
- a CDS encoding VOC family protein translates to MRYLHTMVRVTDLDAALDFYVTKFGLVETRRIESEKGRFTLVFLAAPDEVETVREQGSRGRPTLELTYNWDPEVYTGGRNFGHLAYEVDDIYATCDKLMKAGVTINRPPRDGNMAFIRSPDNISIEILQKGDPKAPAEPWTSMPNTGVW, encoded by the coding sequence ATGCGCTATCTCCACACCATGGTCCGCGTCACCGATCTCGACGCCGCGCTCGATTTCTACGTGACCAAGTTTGGGCTCGTCGAGACCCGCCGCATCGAGAGCGAAAAAGGTCGCTTCACGCTGGTCTTCCTGGCCGCGCCCGACGAGGTCGAGACCGTCAGGGAGCAGGGCAGCCGTGGCCGCCCGACGCTGGAACTGACTTATAACTGGGACCCGGAGGTCTATACCGGCGGCCGCAATTTCGGTCACCTCGCTTATGAGGTCGACGATATCTACGCCACCTGCGACAAGCTGATGAAGGCCGGCGTCACGATCAACCGCCCGCCGCGCGACGGCAACATGGCCTTCATCCGCTCGCCCGACAACATCTCGATCGAGATCCTGCAGAAGGGCGATCCGAAGGCGCCGGCCGAGCCCTGGACGAGCATGCCGAATACCGGGGTCTGGTAG